A single Methanolobus sp. ZRKC5 DNA region contains:
- a CDS encoding ATPase domain-containing protein produces MRIPTGIEGFDDLVQGGFLSERVYVLSGPPGSGKTTFGVQFLAQGAAIGEVGLYVTLLECPQNIINDMSNYAMNVMTLIKMKKLLFADLGPRMEYGYMDEINEFITTDYNISKSSTESEAPSPSVVFKEIAAYVSEYEVKRLVIDSVSAIRFTSKDLSLQEKEMSRFIRNLKKLGCTTVLLSEMTDPGAYSTEQFAAHGVVFMHNFLYGKTMTRAIQVIKMRGTKHDCNMHSVSFTEKGLKVEGYLE; encoded by the coding sequence ATGCGAATACCTACAGGGATTGAGGGATTTGACGATTTGGTCCAGGGCGGCTTTCTTTCAGAGAGGGTTTATGTGCTGAGCGGTCCGCCGGGAAGTGGAAAAACAACATTTGGAGTTCAGTTTCTTGCTCAAGGAGCGGCGATAGGAGAAGTGGGATTATACGTAACTTTACTTGAATGCCCACAGAACATTATCAATGACATGTCTAACTATGCTATGAATGTCATGACACTGATAAAAATGAAGAAACTTTTGTTTGCAGATCTTGGCCCACGTATGGAATATGGATATATGGATGAGATCAATGAGTTTATAACAACGGATTATAACATTAGCAAAAGTTCGACTGAAAGTGAGGCTCCATCTCCTTCAGTTGTTTTTAAGGAAATAGCTGCTTATGTTTCAGAATATGAGGTAAAACGCCTGGTCATTGATTCAGTATCTGCAATCCGGTTCACTTCTAAAGATCTATCCCTGCAGGAAAAAGAGATGAGTAGGTTCATACGTAATCTTAAGAAATTAGGATGTACAACAGTGCTACTATCTGAAATGACTGATCCAGGTGCTTATTCCACAGAGCAGTTTGCTGCTCATGGTGTTGTTTTCATGCATAATTTCCTTTATGGTAAGACCATGACCCGTGCTATTCAGGTGATTAAGATGCGCGGTACAAAACATGATTGTAACATGCATAGCGTTTCATTCACTGAAAAAGGGCTGAAAGTAGAGGGCTATCTTGAATAA
- a CDS encoding stage II sporulation protein M codes for MKNRNRFDISANDLKWSARVFMLSVASAFIIGIFAYILMLVFAEPEPVSEVIINTASAATAKVAVTSNYINPMWAIFIFNSIAASCAVVGTGLFMMVHQMLISDINIRPGHHLYARFSLFFEKMIMPVNMLLIKITSMVDKDFSSIKRNSEEKQGTIWQYCGYGKDEYRMFAYMIPYIVPLMILMVNGFLMGILLAFFTFNGAMTGFQLFGMKGILIGLFYNVIYFFISIVPHGIIEIPAILVAVALGYRFAHIQAHDVIDKELFNGNDIESLKEDSAYILATSKDYILSKYTWKMLGIIILTLLVAAYIETYVTLGIVDRVMQMLDNSLPSIINLE; via the coding sequence ATGAAAAATAGAAATAGATTCGATATCAGTGCCAATGATTTGAAATGGTCTGCCAGAGTATTCATGTTATCAGTGGCTTCTGCATTTATTATAGGCATATTTGCCTATATACTGATGCTAGTATTTGCAGAACCAGAACCTGTGAGTGAAGTTATTATAAACACAGCTTCTGCCGCAACGGCCAAAGTAGCTGTAACTTCAAATTACATAAATCCAATGTGGGCCATATTTATTTTTAACAGCATTGCAGCTTCATGTGCCGTTGTAGGTACAGGACTTTTCATGATGGTCCATCAAATGTTGATAAGTGATATCAATATCCGACCAGGACATCATCTTTATGCACGCTTTTCTCTTTTTTTCGAAAAGATGATTATGCCTGTAAACATGTTACTTATCAAAATAACAAGTATGGTGGACAAGGATTTCTCTTCTATCAAAAGGAATAGTGAGGAAAAACAAGGCACTATATGGCAATACTGTGGTTATGGAAAAGATGAGTACAGAATGTTTGCCTACATGATACCATATATTGTGCCGCTCATGATACTGATGGTAAATGGTTTTTTGATGGGTATCCTTCTTGCATTCTTCACTTTTAACGGGGCTATGACAGGCTTCCAGTTATTTGGAATGAAAGGTATCCTCATTGGCCTGTTCTACAATGTGATCTACTTCTTCATTTCCATAGTTCCTCATGGGATTATTGAAATTCCTGCAATCCTTGTGGCGGTAGCCCTTGGATACCGCTTCGCACACATCCAGGCCCACGATGTAATTGACAAAGAATTGTTCAACGGAAATGACATAGAGAGTCTGAAAGAAGATTCTGCATACATCCTTGCTACTTCAAAGGATTACATCCTGTCAAAATATACATGGAAAATGCTAGGGATTATTATTCTGACTCTGCTGGTTGCGGCATATATTGAAACTTATGTGACATTGGGCATTGTTGACAGGGTTATGCAGATGCTTGACAATAGTTTGCCGTCAATCATAAATCTGGAATGA
- a CDS encoding methionine synthase produces the protein MAEIIFDDIGSFPLPAGTSKDWMAGKFSEKKSDADLFKVINDAFMKKVEAGVEVPTYPQYQDMNEQFLSIIRDPNCTEEPFKVKLSDARIIELEAIETVAKTYREEHGEKLDVRVCVTGPLELYLKEFGGTEYVDILDLFGESVNRFVKNSLSGAKDFNIRTVSIDEPSIGINPQVMFSDNDLIKAMDIACSSAKKAGCDVEIHLHSPLHYTLACQTENISVIGVESAATPSYLDLIDKKILEDADSYLRVGIARTDVFNLAAVLNDKYNTNVWKETQYFPEIINDLETPAVISKRLSKAYSMFGEGIKYAGPDCGLGAWPSQEIAAQLLSNVAEGMADFKKGL, from the coding sequence ATGGCAGAGATTATCTTTGATGATATTGGCAGTTTTCCTCTTCCGGCAGGAACATCCAAAGACTGGATGGCTGGAAAGTTTTCTGAAAAGAAAAGTGATGCGGACCTATTCAAGGTCATAAATGATGCTTTCATGAAGAAAGTAGAGGCTGGTGTGGAAGTACCTACCTATCCTCAATATCAGGATATGAATGAACAGTTCCTGTCCATCATCAGAGATCCCAATTGTACCGAGGAACCATTCAAGGTAAAACTTTCCGATGCCCGTATCATTGAACTCGAAGCTATTGAAACTGTTGCCAAAACCTACAGGGAAGAGCACGGTGAAAAGCTTGATGTGCGTGTCTGTGTTACCGGACCCCTTGAGCTTTATCTCAAGGAATTTGGCGGAACCGAGTATGTTGATATACTGGATCTGTTTGGAGAAAGCGTTAATCGTTTTGTAAAGAACTCACTTTCAGGTGCAAAGGATTTCAACATAAGGACAGTTTCCATTGATGAGCCAAGCATAGGTATCAATCCGCAGGTCATGTTCTCTGACAATGACCTCATAAAAGCAATGGACATTGCATGCAGCTCTGCAAAAAAAGCTGGTTGCGATGTGGAAATTCATCTTCATTCACCTCTTCATTACACACTTGCATGCCAGACTGAGAATATCAGTGTCATTGGTGTTGAATCCGCAGCAACTCCATCCTACCTTGACCTGATCGACAAAAAGATCCTTGAAGACGCTGATTCATATCTGAGGGTTGGAATTGCAAGGACAGATGTATTCAATCTTGCAGCTGTGCTCAACGACAAATACAACACCAATGTCTGGAAAGAGACTCAATATTTCCCTGAGATCATAAATGATCTGGAAACTCCGGCAGTCATCTCGAAGAGGCTTTCAAAGGCATATTCCATGTTTGGAGAAGGCATCAAATATGCAGGTCCGGATTGTGGCCTTGGGGCATGGCCATCCCAGGAAATCGCTGCACAGCTATTAAGTAATGTTGCAGAAGGTATGGCTGATTTTAAGAAAGGGCTGTAA
- a CDS encoding sodium:solute symporter family protein → MESYQIFLLLMAVYVLGLIGIGLYFTKRQKSVTDFWLAGRKIGTLGIGFSAASSWMTAGGILAVIGLYMVLGMGSIWGFVAPNILALLLIALLVGKIKHLPAITQPELLEQRFSSTIRGPVAIIIAIVMALFAVADIKGFSLVLSIFFGLEPIYAAAIVALAISVYVTLGGFSAVIWTDVVQFILLATFSLIIALVVVNAATTGSADVPAISTSELFGDVSPGWWNPFIVGVPAVMIAIFAIIPGWITEQDPWQRIWAAKDEKSARMGMVLGSLLIFLVFGVLCTVIAISLNHIYPSIPASFADIGMGAMAEAEPALLVYIVSNLSPIAIGLCAVGLAAAAMSSADTFATSGGSCLSRDIYQRYIKPDATMKQMMKINRISVLIIVALATVLSFYINSIIDVIHIATFIASASYFFPLMGGLYWKRATKEGALAGLVVGAVAQIGLTVVDLANTAPFAPAYLDMIHPILSNHGVIVGMLLSGIAFFGVSLATKPSSTVNLAPFFADEAKKLEEEVTVVDESDPDYKKLLVTLEKEVTGDRAIVKLNLEASATINWPKFVNELKSIHPSWVTPTGRDSVYRLTKADMLACVSLTRGDSEREIWFASEPLAADLDLSTKEFLVAFKQVSEALKNIGLLMTLPSGDNY, encoded by the coding sequence ATGGAAAGTTATCAAATATTCTTGTTATTAATGGCAGTCTACGTGCTTGGACTGATAGGTATAGGATTGTATTTTACAAAACGTCAGAAATCTGTCACTGATTTCTGGCTTGCAGGCCGCAAGATCGGTACATTAGGCATTGGTTTTTCAGCAGCATCTTCTTGGATGACTGCGGGTGGCATATTAGCAGTTATTGGCCTTTACATGGTACTTGGAATGGGTTCCATATGGGGTTTTGTAGCTCCGAACATTCTGGCACTGCTGCTCATTGCCCTGCTTGTGGGTAAGATAAAGCACCTGCCTGCAATCACACAGCCAGAACTGCTGGAACAGAGGTTCAGCAGCACCATTCGTGGTCCTGTTGCAATCATCATCGCAATTGTAATGGCTCTTTTCGCAGTTGCTGACATCAAAGGTTTTTCACTTGTACTTAGCATCTTTTTCGGTCTGGAACCTATCTACGCTGCAGCAATTGTGGCCCTTGCCATCTCCGTATATGTAACTCTTGGAGGTTTCTCCGCAGTAATATGGACCGATGTCGTGCAGTTTATCCTGCTGGCGACCTTCTCACTTATAATTGCCCTTGTGGTTGTCAATGCAGCTACAACAGGCTCTGCTGATGTCCCTGCTATAAGTACATCCGAGCTTTTCGGTGATGTTTCTCCAGGATGGTGGAATCCATTCATAGTTGGTGTTCCTGCTGTAATGATAGCCATATTTGCCATAATACCTGGTTGGATCACAGAACAGGACCCATGGCAGAGGATATGGGCTGCAAAAGACGAAAAATCCGCAAGGATGGGTATGGTACTCGGTTCCTTACTTATTTTCCTTGTATTCGGTGTCTTATGTACTGTTATCGCCATAAGTCTAAACCATATATATCCCTCCATACCCGCTTCTTTTGCAGATATAGGAATGGGTGCAATGGCAGAGGCAGAACCTGCATTGCTGGTCTACATAGTGAGTAACCTTTCGCCAATAGCAATCGGTCTCTGTGCTGTCGGTCTTGCTGCAGCGGCCATGTCATCAGCTGATACTTTTGCAACATCAGGTGGTTCCTGTCTCTCCCGTGACATATACCAGAGATACATAAAACCTGATGCAACCATGAAGCAGATGATGAAGATCAACAGGATAAGTGTGCTGATAATCGTTGCATTGGCAACTGTGCTCTCGTTCTATATCAACAGCATCATCGATGTCATTCATATTGCAACCTTCATTGCCAGTGCATCATATTTCTTCCCACTTATGGGAGGCCTTTACTGGAAACGTGCAACAAAGGAAGGTGCTCTTGCAGGACTTGTTGTAGGTGCGGTCGCACAGATAGGACTGACAGTTGTTGACCTTGCAAATACTGCTCCGTTTGCACCAGCTTATCTTGATATGATTCACCCTATACTTTCAAACCACGGTGTCATCGTAGGAATGCTGCTCAGCGGAATAGCCTTTTTCGGTGTATCCCTTGCAACAAAACCATCCAGTACTGTAAATCTGGCTCCGTTCTTTGCCGACGAAGCAAAGAAGCTTGAGGAAGAGGTTACTGTAGTTGACGAGTCTGATCCAGATTACAAGAAACTTCTTGTCACTCTCGAAAAGGAAGTCACAGGAGACCGTGCAATTGTCAAACTGAATCTGGAGGCATCTGCAACTATCAACTGGCCTAAGTTCGTAAATGAGCTCAAATCCATCCATCCATCCTGGGTAACACCAACAGGCAGAGATTCTGTTTACAGGTTGACAAAAGCTGATATGCTTGCCTGTGTGTCCCTTACCAGGGGAGACAGTGAGAGGGAGATATGGTTTGCATCAGAACCATTGGCAGCTGATCTTGACCTGAGCACAAAGGAGTTCCTGGTTGCTTTCAAACAGGTTTCAGAGGCTCTCAAAAACATTGGATTGCTGATGACCCTGCCATCCGGTGACAATTATTGA
- a CDS encoding DNA double-strand break repair nuclease NurA gives MTLEPIHIKEIHEIVDRIDNCFKKDENECDDSENVKNILERLRKLEYNGKIVLRSIGPVRRGKASIERMLQVEDPYPKTYSCDSGSTTAKTFDNGLYVDLCHCAMASTPTDLDIHSKRTIVAAAYTASKKIYLNTSNDWESFDNNMGRKKIIRIQPGLLNKKVTDILHDVALYLCESEHILWMLDSIENEDFFIMDGPIYPKRVMYWMVIDSGDVNIRLDESSTKIIQNYIDIMDHHIENMKPLVGFVKNPEDMQVMLALKKQDAELDLPWLVDAQFFKNALSLERSGMKKKEANKYITYTNWFVQPNQFYEKMLKATSPLVAELANGIFEAEDYALCFFMAYVPKLNTIFKIESPYGLIKNEELRNRMTRKVLYDLAVGGVPKTLSKADSIAKIPVSERRHIIDRFRNSKIDTTYNDTRWDE, from the coding sequence ATGACCCTTGAGCCTATTCACATAAAAGAGATACATGAGATAGTTGACCGCATTGACAACTGTTTCAAAAAAGATGAGAATGAATGTGATGACTCTGAAAATGTAAAAAATATCCTTGAGCGGCTCAGAAAACTTGAATATAACGGAAAGATAGTTCTAAGATCCATAGGACCGGTCAGGCGTGGAAAAGCAAGTATTGAAAGGATGCTACAAGTTGAAGATCCTTACCCAAAAACATACTCGTGTGACAGCGGGAGTACCACTGCAAAAACATTTGATAACGGCCTTTATGTTGATCTTTGCCACTGTGCAATGGCAAGCACCCCTACTGACCTTGACATCCACAGCAAACGAACTATAGTGGCAGCAGCTTACACAGCAAGTAAAAAAATATACCTGAATACCAGCAACGACTGGGAATCATTTGACAATAATATGGGACGGAAAAAGATAATCCGTATTCAACCCGGTTTGCTGAATAAGAAGGTCACGGATATACTGCACGATGTAGCTCTTTATCTTTGTGAATCCGAACATATACTCTGGATGCTTGACAGTATTGAAAATGAGGATTTTTTCATAATGGATGGTCCTATCTATCCAAAAAGAGTCATGTACTGGATGGTTATTGATTCCGGGGATGTGAACATACGCCTCGATGAAAGCAGCACTAAAATAATTCAGAACTACATTGACATAATGGATCATCATATTGAGAACATGAAACCTCTTGTAGGGTTTGTCAAAAACCCCGAGGACATGCAGGTAATGCTGGCACTGAAAAAACAGGATGCTGAACTTGACCTCCCATGGCTTGTTGATGCACAGTTCTTCAAGAATGCACTGTCCCTTGAAAGATCCGGGATGAAGAAAAAAGAGGCAAACAAGTATATCACTTACACCAACTGGTTCGTACAGCCAAACCAGTTCTACGAAAAAATGCTCAAAGCCACTTCTCCTCTGGTTGCAGAACTGGCCAACGGGATATTTGAGGCGGAAGATTATGCCCTCTGTTTCTTTATGGCATACGTCCCGAAACTGAATACCATTTTCAAAATAGAATCCCCTTACGGACTTATAAAGAACGAGGAACTGCGGAACCGGATGACAAGGAAAGTACTCTACGACCTGGCAGTGGGCGGCGTACCAAAGACCCTGTCAAAAGCAGATTCAATAGCAAAGATACCGGTGTCTGAAAGACGACATATTATAGACAGGTTCAGAAATTCAAAAATAGACACTACATATAATGATACAAGGTGGGATGAATAG
- a CDS encoding ATP-binding protein, whose amino-acid sequence MNRMRDEDILSFAKDRNDEADKNNEELKTEISGSGDGTDELFEDFEPETAALKKGQNGVSDGAFGIITTGIDPLEITEAGARITGYITTSHRQKVRLGTYVIVPYGDEDLFARIWKLQYLQEFAVDDATEIHSRRMLQSNTTDEVDYKFLAYLDPICILYEPKDKEGVLARRMSDRIPRPNTPILPVTEKKKIQTGLNIPEEGIFMGHLSVGGELVRTHAVPPTVPYYLRNDYSMGDPLIFRHMLVCGSTGTGKTFLTKNILRQFMSENNRYKLRGSEEKRNPCLVIMDPQDEYSQIFEDNPEITDDDDFRFSAEKVNFGACKNTKTFVAKVDGEGYTGRSRAEQIEFTIPFEMVRNNSWLIAPVGMTELQYVGIDLLLDDFFKKSTQHTYGGFIDFIGDDATRDYYVESGKIHEASYDGIARRVKNRALARVFDQPARPINEVLGQIFKPGQVSVFPTEYITNSRIRDIITLTLMSLIVDNKLNTSGEAAVKETPIILGLDEAHRYLSNASGEHSRRLISKFADAARQGRKEGLGLFLITQDPQDIDETIFKQINTRIILNLSNDAAINTMKVKKEFEKRIPYLKKGQMIVHSPDNSDMVEIMGLSKCVVKHV is encoded by the coding sequence ATGAATAGGATGAGAGATGAAGACATACTTTCTTTTGCAAAAGACAGGAACGATGAGGCTGACAAGAATAATGAGGAACTCAAAACTGAGATTTCTGGCAGCGGAGATGGAACAGATGAATTATTTGAGGATTTCGAACCTGAGACAGCAGCCCTCAAAAAAGGACAGAACGGTGTTTCAGATGGAGCCTTTGGAATAATAACCACAGGCATAGACCCGCTGGAAATCACAGAAGCCGGAGCGAGAATAACCGGTTACATTACAACGTCCCACCGCCAGAAAGTGAGACTTGGAACGTACGTTATCGTTCCATACGGGGATGAAGACCTGTTCGCGCGGATATGGAAACTCCAGTACCTCCAGGAGTTTGCGGTTGATGATGCCACAGAGATACACTCACGCAGAATGCTTCAGTCCAACACAACGGATGAAGTGGATTATAAATTCCTGGCTTACCTTGATCCAATATGCATTCTCTATGAACCAAAAGACAAAGAAGGAGTACTTGCCAGGAGAATGAGCGACAGGATACCCCGTCCTAACACTCCAATACTACCTGTGACCGAAAAGAAGAAAATACAGACAGGTCTCAACATTCCTGAAGAGGGTATATTCATGGGGCACCTGAGTGTTGGCGGCGAACTTGTCAGGACACATGCAGTACCGCCTACGGTTCCTTACTACCTGAGGAATGATTACTCCATGGGCGACCCCCTGATATTCAGGCATATGCTTGTCTGCGGCAGCACAGGTACAGGAAAGACCTTCCTTACAAAGAATATCCTGCGCCAGTTCATGAGTGAAAATAACCGTTACAAGCTTCGTGGTTCTGAGGAAAAGAGAAATCCCTGTCTTGTGATAATGGACCCGCAGGATGAGTACTCACAAATATTTGAAGACAATCCTGAGATCACAGACGACGACGACTTCAGGTTCAGTGCTGAAAAGGTCAATTTCGGTGCATGTAAGAACACCAAAACCTTTGTGGCAAAGGTTGACGGTGAGGGCTATACAGGCAGGTCAAGGGCTGAGCAGATTGAGTTTACCATACCTTTTGAGATGGTACGCAACAATTCATGGCTCATTGCGCCTGTGGGCATGACAGAACTGCAATATGTGGGAATTGACCTTCTGCTGGATGATTTCTTTAAGAAGAGCACTCAGCACACATACGGTGGCTTTATAGACTTCATTGGTGATGATGCCACAAGAGACTATTATGTGGAGAGTGGCAAGATACACGAAGCATCCTATGACGGTATCGCACGCAGGGTGAAGAACCGTGCTCTTGCAAGAGTTTTCGACCAGCCAGCAAGACCCATAAACGAGGTACTTGGACAGATATTCAAACCCGGGCAGGTCAGTGTCTTCCCTACAGAGTACATAACAAACTCACGCATACGCGACATCATAACTCTAACTTTGATGAGCTTGATAGTTGACAACAAACTGAACACTTCCGGTGAGGCTGCGGTGAAGGAAACACCCATCATCCTAGGACTTGACGAGGCACATCGTTATCTTTCAAATGCATCAGGTGAACATTCAAGACGCCTGATCTCCAAGTTCGCAGATGCTGCACGTCAGGGAAGAAAGGAAGGACTCGGACTCTTTTTGATCACGCAGGACCCGCAGGATATCGATGAGACTATTTTCAAGCAGATAAACACGCGCATCATCCTTAACCTGAGCAACGATGCGGCCATCAATACGATGAAGGTCAAAAAGGAATTCGAGAAGCGTATCCCATACCTGAAAAAAGGACAAATGATAGTGCATAGCCCTGATAACAGTGATATGGTTGAGATAATGGGACTCTCAAAATGCGTAGTGAAGCATGTTTGA
- a CDS encoding CopG family transcriptional regulator, whose protein sequence is MPKVSVDIPQELLNDLNSHVGDNKKFITQADAIRAAIRKLLDQMDDIDRRHGRLEE, encoded by the coding sequence ATGCCAAAAGTGAGTGTTGACATTCCTCAGGAACTCCTAAATGACCTTAACAGCCATGTAGGAGACAACAAGAAATTCATTACACAGGCTGATGCCATAAGGGCAGCCATCCGCAAACTGCTGGACCAAATGGACGATATAGACCGCAGGCACGGCAGGCTTGAAGAATAA
- a CDS encoding sugar phosphate isomerase/epimerase family protein, with translation MNIKNLNFSSRAVTEDPFEWAYGIEDIGYTGWEIVQEGSQCLTEENLSKFIEVRDTTNLKLSMHLPFSDMNLAGLNPGIHGEVMRQMKYYLNMASELVEVAVLHPGYLSPYGSKLPEKSWDTCIESIQILCDHSADMGITIAVENMPNFPKIFGRYPGEMLDILKQVDRDNVGMTLDVGHANTMGLLDEFVVKCKSKLSHMHIHDNNGARDEHLPLGQGNIDWKKLMDSLSGYKGRMVTEMGSLDEGRQCVEFLKNL, from the coding sequence ATGAATATCAAGAACCTGAATTTCTCATCACGTGCTGTTACCGAAGATCCTTTTGAGTGGGCTTACGGTATTGAAGATATTGGGTACACCGGATGGGAGATAGTTCAGGAAGGTTCACAATGTCTGACAGAAGAAAACCTGTCCAAATTCATTGAGGTCAGGGACACTACTAATCTCAAGTTAAGTATGCATCTTCCTTTTTCCGATATGAATCTTGCAGGACTGAACCCCGGTATACACGGTGAGGTTATGCGACAGATGAAGTATTATCTCAATATGGCATCTGAGCTTGTTGAAGTAGCTGTACTGCATCCGGGTTACCTATCTCCATACGGTTCCAAGTTGCCTGAGAAGTCATGGGACACGTGTATAGAGTCCATTCAGATATTGTGTGACCACTCAGCTGATATGGGCATTACAATAGCTGTTGAGAATATGCCAAATTTCCCTAAAATATTTGGTCGCTATCCAGGTGAGATGCTGGACATACTAAAACAGGTGGACAGGGATAACGTAGGTATGACCCTTGATGTGGGACACGCCAATACAATGGGGCTTCTGGACGAGTTCGTAGTAAAGTGCAAAAGCAAACTTTCACATATGCATATCCATGACAACAACGGGGCACGTGACGAGCATCTCCCTCTTGGACAGGGCAATATCGACTGGAAAAAGCTCATGGACAGTCTGTCTGGTTACAAAGGCAGAATGGTCACTGAAATGGGTAGCCTTGATGAAGGCAGACAATGTGTCGAGTTTTTAAAGAACCTTTAG
- a CDS encoding RNA-binding domain-containing protein, protein MIKVEVSAIVNPTESKDKVHSALIQIFPDTDFEYEELPEHSGKFSAEGDVYTLEHLHYLIREEEIIDTSRTRLNVGLTEDEMSTSFIISKQVATVGRLNYPAQAEPLGSININVSADSVEEFERFYDWLTPPTEDGVPDFENDIEDV, encoded by the coding sequence ATGATAAAAGTTGAAGTTTCAGCGATTGTGAATCCAACAGAGAGCAAGGACAAAGTACACTCTGCACTGATACAGATATTTCCTGACACAGATTTCGAATATGAAGAACTGCCGGAGCATAGTGGGAAATTCTCAGCTGAAGGTGACGTTTATACTCTCGAACATCTCCACTATCTAATCAGGGAAGAGGAGATCATAGACACCTCACGCACGCGGTTGAATGTGGGATTGACAGAGGATGAGATGTCTACTTCTTTCATCATCAGTAAACAGGTTGCTACAGTAGGCCGCCTGAACTATCCTGCACAGGCAGAACCTCTCGGCTCGATCAATATTAATGTCAGTGCGGATTCAGTAGAAGAATTTGAAAGATTCTACGACTGGCTGACCCCACCCACAGAGGATGGAGTTCCAGATTTTGAAAATGATATAGAGGATGTTTGA
- a CDS encoding AAA family ATPase, giving the protein MTKILAFVGMPASGKSEAASVLRQKGVTVINMGDVIREEVVRRGLEPTDANTGGVGTDLREKEGRNAVAKRCIPKIREANEDFIGIDGVRSVPEVELFKEAFGDDFTLVSVDSPLEIRFARVLARKRSDDMQDISALKARDERELGWGMGEAMEVADLVIDNNGTLEEFNDKITALME; this is encoded by the coding sequence ATGACAAAGATCTTAGCTTTTGTTGGAATGCCGGCTTCTGGTAAATCAGAAGCAGCATCAGTCCTGCGCCAAAAAGGTGTCACGGTTATCAATATGGGAGATGTCATCAGGGAAGAGGTCGTCCGCAGAGGACTGGAGCCTACTGATGCTAACACAGGTGGTGTAGGCACCGATCTGCGTGAGAAGGAAGGAAGGAATGCCGTTGCAAAGAGATGTATCCCTAAGATCAGGGAAGCAAACGAAGACTTCATCGGTATCGATGGTGTGCGTAGCGTTCCTGAGGTCGAGCTCTTTAAAGAGGCATTTGGAGATGACTTTACTCTGGTATCGGTTGATTCTCCTCTTGAAATAAGATTTGCACGTGTTCTGGCACGTAAAAGAAGTGATGATATGCAGGATATCAGTGCTTTGAAGGCCAGGGATGAGCGCGAACTCGGATGGGGCATGGGGGAGGCAATGGAAGTTGCCGATCTGGTTATCGATAATAATGGCACCCTTGAAGAGTTCAATGATAAGATAACAGCACTTATGGAATAG